The Ruminococcaceae bacterium R-25 genomic interval CAGAAAAGACATGCAAAGGCTTGAATCAACTTGGGATAGTTTCAACAAAGAAAAGAATACAGAAGATAAGTACGATGCACTCACGAGATTTTATGTTAAGAAAAGTTCATTAGGTATCTATAACCGCGAGATCTCAAGGCTTAACAGGAGCCGCATTTACGGCATCGTAAGACTCATCATTGATGCCCTTGGCGCGAAATATAAAGAACAGGGCCTGATCGAAAAAGCACACGATATCTACTACATGAAGATAGATGAAGCATTGGGCCTCGCGTCAGATCCTCATGACATGAGAAAGACTGTATCTGACCGAAAGGACCAGTATAAACTCTACCGTGAACTGCCGCCTTATTCGAGACTGATCTTTTCTGAAGGTCCGTTTAACAAGCGCCATACAAACGTTAACCGTTATCACAAAAAGTTTAACGACAATGAGCTTTCGGGAGTGCCTTGTTCAGGCGGCATCTGCGAAGGCGAAGCGCTCGTAATAACTGACGTTAACGACACAGGCGATGTGAAGGATAAGATCCTGATCACTAAGATGACCGATCCCGGCTGGGTATTCCTTTTAACACAGGCAAAGGGAGTTATCTCAGAGAAGGGATCACTCCTGTCCCATACCGCAATAATCTCAAGAGAGATCGGCATTCCTTCGATCGTAGGCGTTAAAGATCTGATGGATACAGTGCAGTCAGGTGACATCATAAGGATGAACGGCGATAAGGGAAAGATAGAGATAGTAAAAAGGAGCAGCAATACATGAAGTTAGTTAAGTTCGACAAGAAAGAAAAATACATCAAGGATTTTGTTAAGCTCGCAACGGTCATTTACGACTCGAACGACAACATGGAAGATCCGGATTCGATCAAAAAGATCCTTAAAGGCGAGCATCCTTTGAGCAAGTATTTCTCGCTTGCAAAATTCCTTATTTACGATGATTCGGATATCGTTAAAGGACGCTTCTGCATCACGTCTTATGAGGGTGATGAGACAGCGTACCTCGGCTTTTTCGAATGCGTTAATGATGCAGACGTTGCAAAGTTTTTATTCGACAGCGCATACGCATATTGCAGCGAAAATGGTTTTGCAAAGATTCAGGGTCCTGTCGATGCTTCCTTCTGGATCAAGTACAGACTTAAGATCAACAAGTTTGAGGCTCCTTATACGGGCGAGCCTTACAACAAGGATTACTATTTAAAGCTTTTCGAAGACAACGGTTTTACTGTTGCCGAGCACTACACATCACATGCTTTCAGAAGCGTCGGTGAGGAATATAAGAATCCGAAGTTTGAAGAGCATTACCAGGAATTCCTTAACGCGGGATATGAGATAAGGAGCCCTAAGGAAGAAGAGTTTTCGCAGGCGATAGATGATGTCTACAGACTCGTTACTGACCTCTACAGCGACTTCCCGATCTTCAAGGACGTTAAGCAGGAGGACTTCAGGGAAGTCTTCATGAGCTATAAGCAGATAATGAACATGAGCATGACAAAGCTCGCTTACTTTAACGGCAAAGCAGTCGGCTTCTATGTATCGATCCCGGATTACGGCAATCTCGTTTATCACACGGGTAATCCTATCAATATCGCGAAGATACTCATGACGAAGAAAAAGCCCCAGCGATATGTAATGCTCTACATGGGTGTTGACCAGCAGCACAGGGGATTGGGAAAAGCGCTCGTTTACGCGATCATGAAAGAACTTATGGCATCAGGGCTTCCGAGCATCGGCGCCCTCATGAGAGACGGCAAATTAACACAGACTTATGCGAACGGTGACATCACCGGCGTTTACGAATATGTACTTTTGGAAAGGAAGATAGAGAAATGAATGAACTCGAAAAGTTTTTAAGAGCAGACTACGAAAAGTGGAAGGACAATGATTATCTTCACGAGATGGTGGACGGCAAGTATGTCGGTATCACTTTCGGAGAATTCATAGAGAAGGTAAATTATCTTGCGACTTATCTCATCAATAACGGCTTTAAAGATAAGCACATCGGAATCTACAGTCCGAACTCGCTTGCATGGATGATTTCTGACGTTGCGATAATGAACTATGTTGGCTTAAGCGTCGGACTTAATAAAGACTGGAAAGACGATAACCTTGATTATGCGATCGGCAAATGTGAGATCTCCCTGATGCTTTACAGCAAGTGTCTGGAAGATAAGATCGATGCGGTAAGAGGCAAGTATCCTGATGTCCGTTTCATCTGCATCGAAGAGGATTTCGATAAGATGCTCGAAGAAGGAAAGGCTGCATGCAAGGAGCTTTTCGCTCTTGAACCTGTCGATGAGGACAAGCCTGCGAAGATCGTATTTACGAGCGGATCGACATCTTTCCCTAAGGCAGTAATGCTCTCTATCAAGAACATCTATTCGAGTTATGAAGCATTGGGCAAAAGGATCCAGGTCGACACGAATGACGTCTGCTATCTGTTCCTGCCCCTCAATCACACATACGGTTCGATCTTCAATTTCCTTTATTCTCTGGTATTCGGCTACAGCATTTACCTCACAGGTGACATCAAGAATATGGCTCAGGAAATGATGATGGTAAAGCCCACGGTCTTCTGCGCAGTACCTCTTGTCTGCGTTAAGTTCTGTGAGGGCGCGAAGGCAATGAACGTACCTTTGAAGATGCTCCTTGGCGGCAGAATGAGATATCTCTTTATCGGAGGTTCGTGCCTGCCTTACGATATCCGTCAGGCATTCATCGACCAGGGCATCAACCCCATGAACGCATATGCTCTTTCTGAGACATCTTCAGGCTTTTCAATTGACTATCCTGACGTTACCGATATGGACAGTGCCGGCACGCTTTTAGAGTATGTTGACGCGAAAGTAATCGATCCTGATGAGGACGGTATCGGCGAACTCGCGATCAAGGGACCTAACGTTTTCCATGGTTATCTTAACGATCCTGAAGCTACAAAGAGAGCCTTTAACGAAGAAGGCTATTTCCTCACAGGAGACCTGGGAAAGATCGTCGGCAACATGGTCTATGTCAAGGGAAGAAAGGACACGATGCTCGTTCTCTTAAACGGCGAAAATGTTTCTTCCAAGCGTATCGCTGATAAGGTCAAGGAAGCAGATCCGAGGATCGCATCCGTTAAGGCTTATATCAGAGATGATCTTCTTACCTGCGATATCTTCGTAAAGGATAAGTCCTTCGTCAACGATGACTGGCAGGCCGTTATCGACAGAGTCAATGAGGATCTCTCGAAATACGAGAAGATCAGAAAATTCAGCGTCACAGATATCGGAGCGCTGCTAAAAGGCTGAACATTCTAAGGCAGTTTATCAGCCTTCAAAAATGACACATAAGATTCCCCGTTTTATGGTTATAATGGTTTTCATCACACCAGAAACGGGGACTTGTTTTTATGATCTTATCCGACAAGACAATACTTAAGATGCTCGAAGAAAAGACTCTTACTATAGAGCCTGTTACACCTGAACAGATCCAGCCTGCAAGCGTCGATATACGCCTTGGAAATACCTTCAGTATTGTTGATGATACGCCTTCCAGCGTTATCACTCTCGAAAATGAGATCAAGTATAAGACGATCACAACTGACACATTCCTCATCATGCCGGGCCAGTTCGTGCTCGCCACGACGATGGAATATTTCGAGCTCCCCGATAACCTTACTGCATTCGTTGAAGGCAGAAGCTCTTTGGGCAGAATGGGCCTCTTTATCCAGAACGCCAGCTGGGTTGATCCGGGCTTCAAGGGCGAGATCACGTTGGAGCTTTATAACGCCAACAGATGTGCGATCGAACTTAAGGCGGGAAGAAGAGTCGGCCAGCTTGTTTTCGCGAAGATGGACGATCATGCATTGAATCCCTACGACGGCAAGTATCAGGGCCAGAAGGGCGCGACAGGATCCAGAGTATTTAAGGATAAAGAAAATAACTGATATCCGATTTTTGAATCAGGCAGGAACCCCTCAACCTTGATTTGGCTGCTCCCTAGTATTATCATTTTGCAGTAAAAATCAGATTAGAAATCAGGTATTTTAATGGGCTATTTATACGAGACGCATCTTCATACATGTGAGGCAAGTGCATGCGGCAAAGTGCACGGTGAAGATTACATTCCTTACATGATGGAAAAAGGTTATGCCGGAATGGTCGTTACGGATCATTTCTTCAACGGCAACACTTGCGTTCCCGAAAATCTTTCCTGGAAGGAAAGAGTTGAGATTTACTGCTCCGGCTACGAGCGTGCTTTAAAGGCCGCTGAGGGCAAGGATTTCAATGTAATGTTCGGCATCGAATTCAATTTCTGGAAAGACGAATATCTCATTTACGGCGTTGATAAGCAGTGGCTACTTGATAACGAATGCATCATGAACATGACAAGGCATGAGCTCCTTGAAGCCGTTCACAAGGCTGGCGGCGTCATGATCCAGGCACACCCTTACAGAGAAAGAGATTATCTTGAAGACATCAAGCTCGCACCGACAGCCTGTGATGGCGTTGAGGTTTATAACGCTGCAAACAAACCCAATATGAATGCGCTCGGATATGAATACTGCAAGAAGTTAGGACTCCCCATGACTGCAGGTTCCGACATTCACTACTATAATGACAATCCCATGGGAGCAATGCTTTTCGAGAGAAAGATCGAATCGGTAAAGGACCTCGCAAAGGCCCTGGTCGACGGCTCCGGAATCCCTGTGTCGCTCAACCCTGACGGCACGATCATTCCTGTATCCGAAATGCCCGAGCAGACTGTATCTACAGAGCTTCCCACACTTCCTGTCATCTATCCCGAAGGACAGTAATTAAACTCTATTCAGAATAGTTATAAGGAATCGAAAATAAACCTATTGACATAGCAGGTAATACGTGTTAGATTTGTCGCAATCAAGCGGAAGGAGAAGCGAATATGAATAGCATTACTACAACTACGATGCATACCATGTGCTGTTTTGAAGTCACTCTCCCGCGAATGACCGGCATCTGTTGAATGCCATCTTGATCTAAAAATCTAAATCAGGTTATCGACGGGAGTTTTTATAAAGAGCTCCCGTTTTTGATAAGAAAGGACATGACAATGAGCAGTAAAGAAAACAACAGAAACAACTTGAAGAAAATCGCATACGCAGGCGTGCTTGCAGCACTGGTATTTATCGGCACGGAACTTCACATCCCGACCGCGATCGGGCACATCAATCTAGGTGACCTCATGATACTCGTAAGCTCATATATCTTAGGCCCTCTGGCCTTTTTCCCGGCAGCGATCGGCTCTACATTGGCAGACCTTCTTGCAGGTTATCCGCAGTATGCAGTTGCAACGTTCCTTATCAAAGGAATCATGGGTCTTGTTGCAGGTGTGCTTCTTAAGAGAAATGCAGAAGGAAAGACACATCTGGTAAGAAAGCTCTCCGTTTCATTGGTAACGGAACTCATCATGATCGCAGGCTATTTTGCGTTTGAATCACTGCCTTTTATGTATGGCGTTGAAGCGGCATTGGGTTCAGTAATACCTAACGGTATTCAGGCAAGTGCGGCGATCGTCGGAGCAGTACCGCTTATGTATGTGAAGCTCTTCGATAAGTTCCAGTTGTCACAACAGAAAAGTGAGGTTCGTGGTATAATCTGATTGTTGTAATAGTAAACTTTATGGAATAAGGAGTAACACTATGGAAAACAACAATCTTATGCAGAATTCGCTGGATCAGATGAACCAGCAGCAACAGCAAATGGCTACGCAGCAGGTGATACAGCAGCAACAGCAGTATGCTCAGCAGCAACAGCAGTATGCTCAGCAGCAGTATCAGCAGACAGCTTATCAGGCCCCTGTTCAGCAACAGCAGCCCGTTGATCCTAACTATGCTGAAGTTTCAAATGATTTCCTCACAAAGGCAATTGTTGCAGGAGCAATTAGCAGTCTTCCTGTCGGCAGCATCATTGCGATCAACATGGCAACCAAGAACAGGGCAGCCCTCCTCGATTATCTGTCGCGCGGCGGCATGCACACTGTCAAGATCAAGATAAGTTCGGCACTCAGCAGAGGAGCCCGTTACTCCGGCATCGGATTTACGATCTTCTGGGCAGTATGGCTGCTCTACTACATAATCGCAACGAGTGTCGTAGTCATCGGAATCTTAACCCAAATGAATCATTGATCTATTGAAAAATGTAGAACAAAAAGACGGTGTCTCGTAAGAGGCACCGTCTGTTTTTTGAATTTCCTTAATGGTTTTACACCGTTTTTAAAGTAAAAAGGTTTTGGTGTAAAAAACCGGGCCTTTTTTACACCACTTTCGAAATATATAAATCTGGTGTAAAAAACGCGGCTGTTTTTACACCATTTTCGAAATATATAAATCTGGTGTAAAAACTAAAGTGAACCCCCAAAGTTTGTCCAACTTCAGGGGATCACAAAACCAGACTCATTTGTTAATTCAGATATACGTTCCGAGATAAGCGAATTCAGTAGGCTCAGCGTCGAGCTCGCAAAGGAGGGCAATGACTTCTTCTGAATAAACTGAAGCTTCGAAATCAAGATAGAACATGAATTCGAAATCCTTTCCCGCGATAGGACGTGATTCGATCTTCGTAAGGTTCAGACCCAGTGAAGAGAACTTGGCAAGTGTATCTGCAAGTGCGCCCGGTGTGTGGCCCAGAGCGAGCATTACTGAAGTCTTGGATGCACCTGGGAAGATCATGAGCTCTTTTGTGATGCAGATGAATCTTGTGTAGTTGTTGTCTGTGTTCTGGATATCGTCTCTTACAGCTTCCAAGCCATAAAGCTGCTGGCAGTCTGAAGATGAGATCGCAGCAACGTCCTTGCGTCCGGAGTCAGCAACGCTCTTTGCTGCAACTGCAGTGTTTTCAACGATGTTTACCTTGATATCCGGATGCTCTTTGAGGAACTGGCTGCACTGGCCTATTGCCTGGTTATGAGAGTAAACCTCGCGGATATCGTCAAACCTTGTTCCGTGATTTGCGAGGAGCTTGTGGCTGATCCTTAATTTGTAGTCTTTTACGATATGGAATTTGTGGTCGACCATGAGGTCATAGACCTGTGTGACTGAACCGAATGAACTGTTTTCGATAGGGAGGATGCCGAACTTGCAAAGACCGGATTCAACTGCCTGGAAAACGCCGTCGAAAGTTCTGAAATACATGATGTTTGCGTGATGGAAGATCTTGTCTGTGGCGATCTGTGAGTAAGCGCCTTCAATACCCTGGCAGGCTACCATAGGTGCTTTGGGAAGTTCCATGGGAGTGGTCTCGAGGGCCTTTTTGATCTGGTCTGCGAGCTCGGTCCTTGTTCCATACTCGGTATTCCTGTAGGAGTGGCTTAAGTTAAACATTGTGGAGAAAAGAACGCGCTCGTAGTTATCAATAAGCTGATCTGATGTCTCAAGTCCTGCAAGATAGCTTCTCTCATAGCGTCTGCTCTTAAGAGCGATCTCAGACTTCGTCAACGTCTCGTTTGCCATCTTGCTCGCTTCCAATCGTTCCTTGAAGAGCTCCTTGATCTGTTCATCGATCTCTTCAATTCGTTTTCCGGCCTGTTTCTGTGTCATGTTTCTTTCCTCCTGACAAATTAAAAGCCCCACAGTCTTGTTCACTGCGGGGCCCTATAATATACGTAAATCAAGTTATTTATTTACATGCAGTGAACTAATTACCCCTATTCGTAAAGGCAAAAAATGAAAAGTCACGCCATGTAAATGCAAAATTAGTCATGTGGCAATTATATACCACATTCGGAGAATGTAAACACCCCTGTGAAAAAGTGTTCGAAAACTAAAACTGCCGCAAACTGAAAATAGGCGAATTTGCGGTTATTAATAAAATTATTAAAAGTCAGGTTCCCTCGTGATATAATTGCAAAGCTATGAAGATCAGAGTATTTACAGCAATTCTTGTCTGCAAGATAGTAAGGTGCCTCGCAAAGCTTTTCGGACGCGGTTCGAGCTTGCCTGGTAAGTATGCCCTGAAGATCTGCCCGGACATCTTATCGCACCTTAAACTTCCGGAGACTTCCATTGCCGTTACAGGCTCTAACGGAAAGACTTCGACAGTTGAGATGATCGCCCATGTGTTAAAGAGCAATGGGCTTAATGTCGCATATAACAAAGAAGGTTCCAACCAGATCGAAGGCGTGGCGACATTCCTTATCGGCGATTCCACGATGTCGGGCAAGGTTAAGAGCGACGTTATCCTTCTTGAGGCAGACGAGAGATATTCAAGACATATTTTCAAATATTTCCATCCGAAATATTTCGTTATAAATAACCTCTACAGGGACCAGATGACCAGAAACGGACATCCTGAGTTCATCAAGAGCGTTATCAGCCAGGCAGTGTACGATGACATGACATTGATCCTCAATGCCGACGATCCGCTCGTATCGAGCTTTGGCAAGGGCAGGGAAGGCACTATCTATTTTGGCGCCGACAAGCTCCCTACGGATAAGCTGGAAAATGACGGAATCTATAACGACGGAAAGTACTGCCCTGTCTGCAAGGCTCCGATGGAATATGAGTATTACCATTACAATCACATCGGCAAGTTCAAGTGTTCTTCATGCGGATTTGAAAGACACGATACAGACCACACGCTTACTTCCACAAAAGAAGAAAACGGCAAGGCAAAGATCACGATCGACGGCAGATACGATATTCCTGTTTTCTTTACCGGAATCTATCACTGCTATAACATCCTTGCGGCTTTCACGGCTTCTGTCACGGCAGGTATCAAGCCTGAAGCTGCAGCAGAATCTTTGGGCGGATATATCTTGAAGTCAGGCCGTATTTCAGACTTCACTTTAGGAAAATTGGACGGCAGACTCCTTCTCTCAAAGCACGAGAATTCCGTTTCTTACGACCGCTCGATCGATGTAGTCGTTTCAGATAACCGCAAGAAGAGCGTTATGTTCATTGTTGATGCGATAAGCCGAAAGTATTACACATCCGATTCGAGCTGGCTCTGGGATATCAATTTCGAGAAGCTCAAGGGCGCTAATATTGACAAGATAATCCTCGCCGGACAGTACTGCGATGACCTCGCTGTAAGGTTTGAACTCGCTGGCGCAGACGAGAGCAAGATCGAGATCTTTGAGCAGGTGCCCGATGCGGCCGAATACTGCGCGCATAATCTCGATTCATTCTTATACGTGATCACATGCTTCTCTGACAAAGAAAAGATCTTATCGATCGTAACAAGGAGGGAGCTCGCATGAACGTGAATATCCTTTACTTGTATCCCGATTTTATGAGCCTTTACGGCGATAACGGCAATGTCAGGATCATGAAGAAAAGACTGGAAGACCAGGGCTTTGAAGTTGAGATCACAAAGCGCACGATCACAGACAGCAAGATCGATTTTGAGAACGCTGACTTTGTTTATATGGGTTCCGGTTTTGAATCTAACAGGAATCTTGCGGCGAAGCACATGGCGCAGTTTAAAGACGGACTCTTTAAGGCCGTTGAAGACGGCGTTCCGATGCTTTTTACAGGCAACAGCTATGACATTTTAGGCAAGGGCATTACTGCTGCTGACGGCAGCTTTATTGAGGGCTTGGGACTCTTTGGATTTACGTTCAAGGAGCAGCTCGAAAAGCGTTACACAGGCGATGTGATCCTCGAAGAAAAAGATTCGGCTGAACGTTATGTCGGCTTCGTTAACAGAGCAGGTGTTCCTGATCTGGAAGAAGATCTCGTTTTCGATGTCATGAAGGTCATTGGAACTGTTCCGATGAAAAAAGACGGTGCCAGAAAGAATAATCTTCTTGGTATAAGTCTCATAGGTCCTGTTCTTCTTAAAAATCCCAAACTCGCTGATTCTTTCGTAAAGACTATTTGCGGACGCAAGGGTGTAGAGTTTAAGGAGACAGATTATCCTCATTCGGTCAAGAGTCACATTAAGACCCTTAAAGCCTTGTTGGAGACTGAAATCTGATATTACCTAAACAATTTATGATATAATTTTGTTTTAGGAGGGATAATAGCATGGCTGATACGATCAAATGCCCGAATTGCGGGTCCAATCTCACACTTAATGCTGATACTCAGAAACTTGAGTGTCCCAGTTGCGGAGCTTCTTTTGATCCTGCAACTCTTAACGACATTACCGTAGGCGAACTTGAAACAAAGCCTGCTGAGCCGACAGATCCTGCGAAGGAATATGAGCAGGCCCAGGCAGCCGAAGGACAGCCTCAGGCCGAACCCGAGCAGACTGAATTTGTCTGCAACGCATGCGGCGCAAAGATCGTTACCGATTCTCATACTGCTGCAACTTTCTGTACATTCTGCGGATCTCCCGCACTCGTAGGAAAGAGACTTACAGAGAAGTTCCAGCCTCAGTACATGATACCTTTCAAGTACTCGAGAAAGGCTGCTGAAGAAGCCTTCATCAAGTGGGCAGGAAAAGGTAAGTGGACGCCTTTCGGATTCGTTTCAAAGAAGAACGTCGAGAAGATGTCAGGTCTTTATGTTCCGTTCTGGCTCTTTAATATCAACGCTACTGTAGATGCAAGCGGTACCGGCGATAAGATCCATTACAGAGGCGATGATGAGATCATCGAGACATTTAACTTTGAGAGAAAAGGAAAGCTCAAGTGGGAGAATGTTCCGCTTGACGGTGAGACCAGGATCGATGACCTTTTGATGGAAGCGATCGAACCTTTCGATTTTAATGCTCTTATTCCATACGATTACAGATATCTTCCGGGCTTTTATGCCGACAGATACGACCAGTCTCCTCAAGATCTCGCTGCCCGTGCGACAAAGCGAGGTCTGGACGGAATCGACAAAGCCCTCAAGGGTTCTTTGAAGGGCACTTTCGACAGATTCCATATCGTCAAGAACTTGAGCAGGATAGATACGATGGAAGCAAACTATGCATTGCTCCCTGTGTGGTTCCTGTCTTACAAATACCGCAACAAGTATTACTACTTTGCAATGAACGGACAGACAGGCGAAGTTGCAGGACAGCTTCCTGTAAGCCCTGCGAAGAAGGTCATGGTCTTCTTCATCATTCTTGCTATTCTGGCCGTTATCACAAGATTTATCTTGGGTATCATCATGAGGGGGTTCTGGGGATGAGCGAAAACGTTGAATATAACGAACTGAATCAGGATCAGGGAAAGGGCCCCAAGCTCTCGGTATTGTCCGAGCTTAACGGAGCTTCAATCGGTGTAGGCATTGCGCTTATCTGCATCATCATTGCAGGCATCGTTTTCTATGTCTTTATGAACCTGTCACCTAAAAAGAGAGTCAAGGTCGTAGATGATGCCGGTCTTTTCACGAGTGAAGAGTTCGATAACATCGAAGATGCAGCGAAAAAGCTCTCCAAGGAAAAAGACATCAATGTTGTTATCGTAACCACAAAGGATAAAGGCAGTAAATATTCCAATTCTGATGCTGACGAGAAGAGATTTGCCGAAGATTACTACATGAAGAGTGTTAAGACAGTTCCTCTTCAGAACAACTCCGGCGTCTGCATTCTCATCGATATAACACTCGATTACCAGGGCGGAAGATTCTTCTGGCTCTATACATACGGAACAGCACATTTCGCAGTATCTGACGATGAGTGCATGAACCTGTTCAGAAAGCATCTGGACGAACTCGGAAGCGGAGAATACGGAACGGCAGTAGAGGGCATCACCAAGGAACTGGATAATTATTCTTATCAGAGCTACGGTGCAATTGTCTTCTTTACGATCTTTGTGCCTCTCGGATTGTCCGTTCTTGGAACAAATATTGCAGCACCTAAGAGAAGACTCGATAAGGTTCCGTTCATCGGCACATATTCACAGCCGGGTGCCAATGTCGTTGATAAGACCGATTCTTTCCTCAAAAAGAAAGTGATCCACCACGAATCTTCGAGCAGCGGCGGTGGCGGATTCTCCGGTGGCGGCGGAGGCGGATTCTCCGGCGGTGGCGGAGGCGGATTCTCCGGTGGTGGCGGCGGACGCTTCTGATGTGTTAAAATATCGCGTATTTTAGGAATAGCGAAGGTTTATTATGCTCAGCATCGTCGTGCCTGCCTATAACGAAGGCGAACACATCTACGATAATCTCATGACAATAGATAAAGCGCTTAAGGCGTTTACTTCAGACTATGAGATCATTGCAGTCAACGACGGCAGCAGCGACAACACAGGTGCCGAGGCAGCCCGGGCTGCAGCTGACAATCCCTCGATTAAAGATTTCGGTTACGATAAAAACCGCGGCAAGGGCGGAGCCGTATCCTGGGGCGCTGTCAACAGCAAGGGTGACATCGTTGGCTTTATTGATGCCGATCTGGATCTCTCACCGGATTTCATCAAGATGTATGTTGAGAAGATGAATTCCACAGGTGCCGACATCGTGATCGGTTCCAAGATGCATAAAGATTCCAAGCTTGAATATCCTTTCGCGCGCAAAGTATTTTCCATCTGCTACTACATAATGCTCAAAGTCCTGTTCGGCCTTAAGTGCCACGATACACAGACCGGCCTTAAGCTTTACAGAGGCTCCATAATAAGGGAGATCGCTCCGTTAAGACGCATCGACGGCTACGCTTTTGACATCGAGCTTTTAGCTCTTGCTTCCAAGAATAAGGCAAAGCTTATTGAGATGCCTGTAGAGCTCAATTTTACGAGGGGACAGTCTTTCGGCAGGATCAAGTTCAAGGACGTCTGGAAGATGTTCACTG includes:
- a CDS encoding acyl-CoA synthetase (AMP-forming)/AMP-acid ligase II; this encodes MNELEKFLRADYEKWKDNDYLHEMVDGKYVGITFGEFIEKVNYLATYLINNGFKDKHIGIYSPNSLAWMISDVAIMNYVGLSVGLNKDWKDDNLDYAIGKCEISLMLYSKCLEDKIDAVRGKYPDVRFICIEEDFDKMLEEGKAACKELFALEPVDEDKPAKIVFTSGSTSFPKAVMLSIKNIYSSYEALGKRIQVDTNDVCYLFLPLNHTYGSIFNFLYSLVFGYSIYLTGDIKNMAQEMMMVKPTVFCAVPLVCVKFCEGAKAMNVPLKMLLGGRMRYLFIGGSCLPYDIRQAFIDQGINPMNAYALSETSSGFSIDYPDVTDMDSAGTLLEYVDAKVIDPDEDGIGELAIKGPNVFHGYLNDPEATKRAFNEEGYFLTGDLGKIVGNMVYVKGRKDTMLVLLNGENVSSKRIADKVKEADPRIASVKAYIRDDLLTCDIFVKDKSFVNDDWQAVIDRVNEDLSKYEKIRKFSVTDIGALLKG
- a CDS encoding dCTP deaminase; its protein translation is MILSDKTILKMLEEKTLTIEPVTPEQIQPASVDIRLGNTFSIVDDTPSSVITLENEIKYKTITTDTFLIMPGQFVLATTMEYFELPDNLTAFVEGRSSLGRMGLFIQNASWVDPGFKGEITLELYNANRCAIELKAGRRVGQLVFAKMDDHALNPYDGKYQGQKGATGSRVFKDKENN
- a CDS encoding putative membrane protein, with translation MSSKENNRNNLKKIAYAGVLAALVFIGTELHIPTAIGHINLGDLMILVSSYILGPLAFFPAAIGSTLADLLAGYPQYAVATFLIKGIMGLVAGVLLKRNAEGKTHLVRKLSVSLVTELIMIAGYFAFESLPFMYGVEAALGSVIPNGIQASAAIVGAVPLMYVKLFDKFQLSQQKSEVRGII
- a CDS encoding chorismate mutase/prephenate dehydratase, with the translated sequence MTQKQAGKRIEEIDEQIKELFKERLEASKMANETLTKSEIALKSRRYERSYLAGLETSDQLIDNYERVLFSTMFNLSHSYRNTEYGTRTELADQIKKALETTPMELPKAPMVACQGIEGAYSQIATDKIFHHANIMYFRTFDGVFQAVESGLCKFGILPIENSSFGSVTQVYDLMVDHKFHIVKDYKLRISHKLLANHGTRFDDIREVYSHNQAIGQCSQFLKEHPDIKVNIVENTAVAAKSVADSGRKDVAAISSSDCQQLYGLEAVRDDIQNTDNNYTRFICITKELMIFPGASKTSVMLALGHTPGALADTLAKFSSLGLNLTKIESRPIAGKDFEFMFYLDFEASVYSEEVIALLCELDAEPTEFAYLGTYI
- a CDS encoding UDP-N-acetylmuramyl tripeptide synthase, with translation MKIRVFTAILVCKIVRCLAKLFGRGSSLPGKYALKICPDILSHLKLPETSIAVTGSNGKTSTVEMIAHVLKSNGLNVAYNKEGSNQIEGVATFLIGDSTMSGKVKSDVILLEADERYSRHIFKYFHPKYFVINNLYRDQMTRNGHPEFIKSVISQAVYDDMTLILNADDPLVSSFGKGREGTIYFGADKLPTDKLENDGIYNDGKYCPVCKAPMEYEYYHYNHIGKFKCSSCGFERHDTDHTLTSTKEENGKAKITIDGRYDIPVFFTGIYHCYNILAAFTASVTAGIKPEAAAESLGGYILKSGRISDFTLGKLDGRLLLSKHENSVSYDRSIDVVVSDNRKKSVMFIVDAISRKYYTSDSSWLWDINFEKLKGANIDKIILAGQYCDDLAVRFELAGADESKIEIFEQVPDAAEYCAHNLDSFLYVITCFSDKEKILSIVTRRELA
- a CDS encoding replication restart DNA helicase PriA, with amino-acid sequence MADTIKCPNCGSNLTLNADTQKLECPSCGASFDPATLNDITVGELETKPAEPTDPAKEYEQAQAAEGQPQAEPEQTEFVCNACGAKIVTDSHTAATFCTFCGSPALVGKRLTEKFQPQYMIPFKYSRKAAEEAFIKWAGKGKWTPFGFVSKKNVEKMSGLYVPFWLFNINATVDASGTGDKIHYRGDDEIIETFNFERKGKLKWENVPLDGETRIDDLLMEAIEPFDFNALIPYDYRYLPGFYADRYDQSPQDLAARATKRGLDGIDKALKGSLKGTFDRFHIVKNLSRIDTMEANYALLPVWFLSYKYRNKYYYFAMNGQTGEVAGQLPVSPAKKVMVFFIILAILAVITRFILGIIMRGFWG
- a CDS encoding putative membrane protein YgcG, which encodes MSENVEYNELNQDQGKGPKLSVLSELNGASIGVGIALICIIIAGIVFYVFMNLSPKKRVKVVDDAGLFTSEEFDNIEDAAKKLSKEKDINVVIVTTKDKGSKYSNSDADEKRFAEDYYMKSVKTVPLQNNSGVCILIDITLDYQGGRFFWLYTYGTAHFAVSDDECMNLFRKHLDELGSGEYGTAVEGITKELDNYSYQSYGAIVFFTIFVPLGLSVLGTNIAAPKRRLDKVPFIGTYSQPGANVVDKTDSFLKKKVIHHESSSSGGGGFSGGGGGGFSGGGGGGFSGGGGGRF
- a CDS encoding glycosyltransferase involved in cell wall biosynthesis, with protein sequence MLSIVVPAYNEGEHIYDNLMTIDKALKAFTSDYEIIAVNDGSSDNTGAEAARAAADNPSIKDFGYDKNRGKGGAVSWGAVNSKGDIVGFIDADLDLSPDFIKMYVEKMNSTGADIVIGSKMHKDSKLEYPFARKVFSICYYIMLKVLFGLKCHDTQTGLKLYRGSIIREIAPLRRIDGYAFDIELLALASKNKAKLIEMPVELNFTRGQSFGRIKFKDVWKMFTDTWKIWWNLKISKSYFK